The Zingiber officinale cultivar Zhangliang chromosome 2A, Zo_v1.1, whole genome shotgun sequence genomic sequence CATTGCAGTTACAGGGGCTCTGTTGCATGGTTGGATCATTGGACTGATTGTTATTATAGATTTATCGGTTATAAAAATATTAGCATAAATCATCGGtgtttttttcatttaaatttatttccaAATTCGAATTAAAATGAGTGTGAAAAAAAATGGCACAGTGCGTGACAGTGGAACTGGCAGAGGTCGCTGAAGGAAGAGAGAGACACGACGACGACGAGAGTTTAAAAAAGGCAGAAAGAGGCTTCTCCTTTGCATTTACGGACCATGGATTCCTTCAGCTTCCTCAAATACTTacgcagcggcggcggcggcgaggcTTCCTCCCCTGCCGTTGACCTGACCGGCGCCGGCTCCACCCTCGCAGCCTCCGTACTCTGCTCCTCGGGCGAtaacgaggaggaggaggacgatgATAGCGGGGACGACGAGGGGCCTTTTTTCGACCTCGAGTTTGCTGCCGTTTCAGACGGCGAGGAAGAGGATGCGTCGGAAGAGAAGAGTCTCGAGGAGATGACTGGCGCGGGAAAGGAGGTGGAGAGGGAGTTTAACTTCGCTGTGAGCTCCGATGGAAGCGGCGATGGGGTGGGTTTTGATACCTTGTCCTCCTCCGATGACCTGTTGTTAAAAGGAAAGTTCGTTCATTTCGACCCTTCTTCCATCGTAGTCGCTGACGGCAGTGGTTCCGAGGCTGATTCGAAGCCCCAGTTGCCGGCGTACTTCCTCCGGACCGCCACCAAGTTCCGCGTCTTCTTGCTCGGGCTTCGAAAGCCGAAGTTATTGCCAGCGGAGGACGAGCCCGCCGCAGAAGTCTCCGCCTCCGTAGCGACGGAGGCAGCGGCGTCGGCATCCCCTAAGAAAGAGCAACTCCAGCAAAATAAGTTTTTTATAAAGTTCAAGGTGGTGGAAGCCCCCTTAGTCTCTTTCTTCTTGAATGACGGCGGTTCCCGCAGCACTGGCGGAGGCCGTGCAGCCAAGCCCCTGGCGGAGGAGTCAACCGTCGCTGGCGCACCGACCACGGAGGCAGAGAAGAAGCTGGTTCGAGAAATGCTGCAGAAATACCTCAACAAAATTAAGCCGCTCTACGTTCGCGTGTCGAGGAAGTACGCAGAGAGGCTGCGGCTCACCAGCCATCTACCTCCGGCTGCCGATGCGGTGGCCGCAGAGCCTATCGCTGCCGAGGTCGAGGCCGAGGAGACAGACGCGGAATCCGAAGACGCACCGCCACCTCCGCCGCCGCAGGCAGAGGAAGCCGCCCCGCCGGTTACGCTGCCAGCTGAAGAAACGCTGGAGCCTTCGCCGCAACCTGTATCGTTCGCGGTCGCGGGCGGCGGCAAAATCCTGGCTGCAGGGTTAAGAGTAGTCTGCAAGAGGCTTGGAAAAAGCCGCTCCGCGTCGGCTGCCGTGGCGGCGGTTCCTTCGCCGCCTCCTCGCCGGCGCGACGACTCTCTCCTCCAGCAGCAGGACGGGATTCAGAGCGCCATCGCGCACTGTAAGCGTTCGTTCACCGTCGCGGAGCAAAGTACGATGCTGCAACAACTCTCCATGTACATCACATTTCTTCTGCGTCGCCGAATTAATCTATGAATCCTCGGTATTCTTTTCAGGTTCCGAGACTCCGCTGGCGAGATCGATGAGCAATCCCGGCGATGGCAGAGCTGAAACATCTACCTGATCTAGCTCTTAATGCTCTGTTTTAGCTCATCTATATGTCTGTGTGCTATTAGTCTCCATGTAGAAGAAGAGAAAGACTCCGTTTTCATCTCTCTGTCGATTTATTAACTAGTTACTCTACTCGTTCATGTGTCAATTAATTCTCCCCAATCCCCATAATGCAAATTAGGTGTTATGATGCGAAGAGATGGCCTGGAAAACAAATAACTTTCTCGGTGAGATTGATAGCATAAGTGACGAGGAAGATGTGAAAGATCTCCACGCCACTCCACGGCATCGGGAAAGCTGCTGTCATCTTTCCCCAATCACCATTGCTGTCCGACTGCACCAGAGCTACTGTTGCTGTACTATGTCGTGTTTCTTGTCCGCCATCTCTTTCACCtttcctctctctccctctccgctTTCCCGGCGTGGGTTGGTTTGAGGTAACTCAAAGTCCCTTGCGTTTCCGTGTTCGGGCGAGAGAGAGATGGCAAAAGGCCATCTTTTCTTCGATTCTCCGTCGCCTTTTTCTCCTGCTTCAAGTTTATGGTAGGTTTTGGGGGAATAGCAGCGAGAGGTCAGCGCACCTCGTTCTCCACGTACGCTGCCGTTGTTTCTGGCTATAAGTTCTCGCTCGTGCTCTTGCCAGTGCGTCTTCTTCTCTGCTCGAGTTGCAGGAGACGTGCGACTGCAAATGTTTTTTACGTCGCCATTAACGATCGCTGAGGACGGCGAAACAGAGAGATGTCAGCTTTGTGTACGCGGATCGCAGTCGAGGACGCGAGCGAATCCGATGCTCCGTTTTGCTTGCGACGGGCGGGCAAATTAATCAACTTACCCGATCCGCAAAAGCCTAACTAAACGGATCCAAAGTGGAGTTTGGATCCaaattaatcattttttatttatttttatcgagTTACACgtataaattatatttaattatttttaatcgtAAAAAACTTGGTTGTCTTAACTTTAATAGTAAAtcggtaaaaataaataaataaaattgctgTAAAAAACCTTCCGCATGGAGTCAGGAAGTGGTCAGAGATTTAGTGGGGGTCGATTAATGCTGTCTTTTCCTCGTGCCTCAGCGAATGCATTGAATTAAATTCAATATTAATTAGtttactttatttatttatttatttattttatttatgtatatataatttttttttaatgatgagTCCAAAATTGAATCAATGTGGGGTAGTGGTGCGATACTTGGGAATGATTGTGATGGTGACAATTGATTTAGTGTTATGAATTACACATGATTCataaatcattttcatagcaataGGTGACTATGACATTGTCTTTCATACACTGATTTTGTCTAATTATAATATTTTGACAGAAATTTATTAGACAAAATGTTAAGAACGTCCTTATTTCTTCAAATatgttacaattttttttatttaaaaaagcaTCCCGTCATCTTATAAAAAAATGACATAATTATTCTTCCTTATATTATTTGATATTATTATACTATTTCTATTATTATATCTCATCTATATTTCTATTTAAATCTTAAATCGAAAGCGAAACGAAAATGAACCGAGTATATTGTAGCAATTatgatttataattattataatatgaatattagATAAATAACtttaattcatattatatattAACGTTGGATATAGATTAAagtaaaatgaaaatgaaaatgattaGAATAATATGACCAGAGTAGAGTTATAAAAGGAAGACCTCAAAGAAGAGCAAGTGCCCCTCCTCATTTTGTGTTTGTCACTCACTTGCTGAACttagagaaaaagaaaagaagttattatattttggatatttaCTTAGATTCAATTTGCTTATCTACTTATATTATAACAACTACAAATACACACATGTTACAATTGTATAATAACTATGAAATCATAATTATTACAACTATGTGATAGCTTAATTGTAACAATTATGAAATCGTAACTACTATAGTTATGTAGCAAATATGAGTTCGTAATTGCTACAGTACGCACTCCAGATTCAAATTTTAGGGGGAAAAATATAGATTAGAGATAATAATGAGATCAATATAGCGGATGATAGTTGGGTCATTTTACAAAGTGATGAaatattattttgattaaaaaaaatcaaaatggggCGTCTTTTATGATTTGAAAAAAAAGTCCTTTTAATTTTtgctcaaatttattttaaaacaaactATTAGTTTAagctaaaaaattaaactttaaaagtgGTATTCTTATAGTTTTTAATAATGTgggctaatttgtaaattaatttgcaagattaaaatttaaaattcatgcTAAATTCAGATAACAGCATTCCTTATTCACCACAATTTTGTCTATAAATCTAGTTCCCAAATCAGAACACAAAATACTTCATACTATTTTTCCATTAAAACTAATTCCTAAGTTAGAATTTATATAAAATGGCAgtgtttaaatttttattcaaaatttagatTACAAATTGCTTTGTAATTTTGTTTTGAAGATCTCAAAATTCAAAGAGTATTTTGAGAAAAAGATTATAATTGGTTTATATTTTGATTAAAAACTAACTTGCCCCAAGCATAAAACGATTTAGtcatcataaaaaataaaataaaagtaaataaCATATCTTTTTCGTGAGGAATGGGAATAGAAATGGAACTCATGATTTGagtaaagaactgccttcatcaTGACGTTTGTATACCTCGACTTCTTTCTTGCCCTTTTTTCCTTCCATTCATATCAACCTTTATCCAAATGAAATGATGAATTCCCGCACGCAAtaaaaattgattattttttttcttaattaggGGAGCAAGTTGATCTCAAAGCCACATAGTACGTACGGGCCATTAAATGATCAAAAACAACACTTCACTATTtccttttttgaaaaaataatcaaactataagttttataatttttttaaaaagaaaatttgaacGAATAAGAATAATAGATTGTTTATCTCAGTCCATTTacctattttaattattattattattattattactattattattattatttagttatATGaccaatttaattttataaaaaattttcattgaccacaataaataaaaaaatgtttaaacaaTCTATCAACTTAGTATTCTTATATTAACTACATGGTTTCAAAATTGATAGCACGACAACTTGCCATGCTTTTTCTCATCATAATCAACAAATATCGTCTCATTTGCAATTTAGTAAACTTATCGAAGAAACTTTATAATTTTAAGAGCGGTGAATAAACAATTTTAGCTATAATTTAATTACATGATACAAGACAATGACATTTTCTGAAGGGAAAAAATGATATTTAATTTAAATACTTTGAACTACAGCCGCTGTCTCAGTGAGTGGAGTATAAATTATTCTTATACAAACGAGGAACATGCACAGAAAGCCAAGCTAAATTTACTAATGGAGAACTAGTTCGATTCATTTCACCCGGTCGGAAGTATTCAGTGAATCAAGACAAGGAACATCAAAATCGATTAACAAAGTTCATGAATGTAATTAATGTTGTTTTCTCGGGGCGGTGCGATAATTAAAATATGATATGTTGTCACATGAGATCTTAGGATCGAAATTCACCGTAACCGAGCATAACTTTCCCCATGTCTTGACCAtttacactaatggctagtagtcatccgtgatttacctcttccgtgttgacctagggacggattgacggggatACTGGTGACGAACAAATCACCTTTTTACCACATGAATGTAATTAATGTTTAACAAACCAATTAAATTGCCCAGCAAAAAGCTTTCATAGTAtatcagacatcatcaattcctAACTGTGGCACATTACAAATTAATTTGTTTCAATGTAATGAATTTGTTTCAATGGAAATACAACTCTCAAACGTTGGCTACGAGCAACAAGCCATTCCCACTTTTaaatttattctaataattagtaaaaaaaatttatagagcATATTGATCAATTTGAAAAAGCCAAATAACtgaattataaaaaattagaacCAATAAATTAATCACCGtgaatcatttaaaaattttacttacAGTAGAATGATAAAGATATGCTAGTGTCCAAATAATTCTATTGATCATTCATCTAGAGATATGATCCTACTAAAGTTTTCACTGCCATTGGATAAATTCAAAAAGTACAGGTAAACCATACGGATGAGCTAACATCATAAATAATTCAGACGACGtagatatttatttatgctatgTTGGAATCAAACTCTCCTTATATGAAAAATTTATTCGTTTCCATAAAACAgctagataaatcaaagaaatacaTATATAGAGGTTTATCTTGACAGTTAACATTCTTAGATCCGATactcattaaaataaattatctatAATATACTGCAATTGGATATTTATAATATACCATAGCTGAATTTTAACTTGTAAATATCTAATTTTTTGACTAGAGGGTCTGACCAAGCTGCGAGGCCCTTCTAGTAGAATTACATATTCATACAGAAGTTGCGatgaataataataattaacAACAAAAGTTGGACTGGATCTTATTGATTAACGTGAACTTTCTTTTATGACAAATGATTTGTTCTTTGGTTGCTTGGGTAGAGAGACAGCTAATATTCTTAGCTTCAATGTTgcgtaaaagaaaaagaaaaaaatttgctCGACCTTAACTTTCAAGTAAATTAATCAAATCAGTTCCGACTGTGTTTTATAATTAAGCAAAAAAATGGTCTTCTGTGTTATGAACTAATTATGGATAGGAGATGATGAATCTTCTTGTTACATaacacaacaacaaaaaaataaataaataaaaccgtCACATCAACAACCCTCTAGAATCAGTTTCACAAATATGGAAAGAGGTAAATACAAGTATATAACTGAAAGCGCATAGCCAGGACGCTAACCTCAGACAATGACACTCTGAGAATCGAACCCTAGACCTCTCGGCCACGAAACCGTACGCCCTCAGCTGTGCTACGCCTTAGGGACTTCTTGTTACATAACACAAGGATTGATTGCAAATAGCTATGGTGGTAAAAGATGATTCAGTTACCTCTAATGCTTCCACTAATTTATCCTCAACTAATATGAAAGAAATAAATCATGTATCCCAAACTAatataaaagagataaatcacATATAACTACTCACCTCAACAAATGAAAAGTGCATGGAGAAAGACATCTCTATACTAGTTAGGATTTGACTCCATGATTACAGATAGCCATAATAACCATAGAAGAGATTTTTAGAAAACCATatgaagttttattttaaatagcATTACAAACATTACAATAAACAGAGAGCTCACAGCAAAAGCATCCAGCTAACTCTTCGGAAATCAGATTTAAATGTTATTCTTCTTCATCTCCTCATTCTGAAGATAACGAGTTGCACGATATTTGCTGATTTCCATTTCATCGACATTGCTCAAAAATAAGTGCAAGCTTTTTGGGAGAACTTTATAGGTTTGGTTTTGCTTGAATCCACAACCAGAGGACAAGAAATGTGCTTTTGGTGTTTCACCCTCACCAACTTTCCGATCACATATCCGCGTgatatgatgtcaaagtcgagcgTTAAGGGCACAGCTCCACCGGTGCTGGACAAAGTCATGCTGGCTCCAGCACCATACAAGGGGACCTTTTCACCGCGCAATACAACTGATACGGTTCTACGGCTCTTTCTACGTTGGTAATACTTCTGTAACTGCAATGAGGAAGAAAACATGGCAATTAGCTCATCCAAGAACTAGAGTTGTTCCATTTAAACTTCAAAACCTCTTTACGATAAGTGTATTCAGCAGATAAGAATACTCACCTCTCCGGTAGCAACTGCGATTTCCGAAAACATTAAACGGATTGGGCCTGAAGTAACATGAATGCCAAACATAGCAGCAGTGTTGTACACACTCATCTTCACTGAGCAATTGAGTGTTACCATCTTAGTCGGGACACCAGTTGCATCAGTACCCTCCCCAGCGTAAAAGTCATCCATCGATAAGCTCTGAGAAAAGGCAGTGTGTGTTACATAATGCAACTCCAGACAAAAAATCTATCAAGCAGACATAACATTTTGAAACTTATACAAAAGGACAGTCAAATATCTCTTAAATGGGATGACACAGTTAAGCTCGCCGCAACATGCCTAACACCTACTAAACAATTTGCATCACAGTAAGAAAGACAAAAATCCATGAGAAATAAGCTTTGATAATCTAAATCACCAATCAAATGGATAATCATCTCAAGGTTCTGTTGGTTTCATTGATGGTAGAATCTCCAACCGGATCTTAGAGCCACATGCATATTGAGTTTCTTAGGTGAGACTATCATGATGTCCTAAATTTAAGTAGAAGGAAAAGTTCATCACCTGAAGCTTAAAGCTTTTTACACAGTAACCTCCAATGAGTAGCACATGTACAATGTGATCCCAAATAAAGAAGATGGATTGAATTGTGAATGACAAATTGAAAGGAAATGACAATAAACTATATCTTATCGACCAAGTACATACCTTGACGATAACGTCTGGCTTATACGGCCGTGCTGCTCCCCAAATGATTAGAGAGAAGAGGGTAAACAGCAGGACGAAGCTTACAAACCCTAGAATGATCTGACAACGGCGCGACAACCCCTTGTCGTCGTCAAGGTCATCATAGGACCCTTCTTCCTGGATCACATTGCACTCGGGCCAACCTTTATCGTTCACTCTCTTCCTGTACCCCTTCCGGCCAGAGGAGGAACGTAACGGTCCGGAGAAACGGCTGGCGGACGAGGTCCGCGAGTGGCGCCCGAAGGAAGGGTGCGAGGGCGACTCCATTGGGCTGTTGAAGACAGGGGTCGCCTGCATGGTCGACGACTTGTCGCCATCGTGGGAATCCCGCGACGGGCTCTGCACGTAGTAGGCCTGCCTCTTCGGCGATCGAGGCGGCGACGATGGGGCTAAGCTGGTAACATCGGACTCCGACTTGGCGTGCAGCATCTCGATTGAAAAGAATTACGCTGGCAAATCTCAACCCAAATCGGAAACGCCAAAGATTCAAACTTTTAACATGAATCGGCAAGCTGATcgaagaaaacaaaaagaaaattataaatttcCGAACGAGAAGCCAGGAAAAGATAAGGAAACGTGGATTTCTGGCATCATTCCAGCAATCAATCTTTGGCGAACCTGCAAGTTCCGCCCCTAGATGCGAGCTTTGCTTGTGGGAGGCCTCCGGAGCCAAGGAATTGAGAAAGGAAAACTGCCAAGGTAGGAAATGGAGCGAGCATTCACTCCGCTGCTAAAGAGCTCCACCGCCGACGAGTGGAGGTGAGAGGTCGCCATCCGCAGGATCTGCTGTTCTTCCAAAGATAAAAATGACCGAATTCTAAATGTATTTATCACAACTATGACAATTAAAAGGTGACACGTCATCATATATCATGGATGCTGTGCCACTATAGATAGGTGACTCACGGAGTGCGCCATGGTTATGAAAAGTCACAGCTAGCTGGAAATTTGGCATATGCAGTGTCGGCAGAATGATATTAATATCGATTAACTTTACcttattatgtttatttgctaaccAAATCTTCGGTTGATCATTAGTGCCAAGGGAGTAATAATTATAATAGCATGCAAAGTATCATCAGAAGATCATTTGACAATAATAGTGCAATTAAAGGATGCGAGTTAGATACAATCCAACCAAATTCATTATCCAAGAGCTTCAAAAGTAGATTTACAGACATGTCACCATGAAAACAAAGTCTGATCCATCGATATCAGGTAGAAAACCAGGTAAACAAAATGGATCACTTTTGTCACAAACATTGCAAGGCTTTTTCCCTCCTTAATCCTAATTAAAAAGCAATCAGACTACTGAAGGCAAACTATGATGAAGAGCAATGACTTCAAATTGCAAATGTTACTTTTAAATATGAAAATGGTTTATCAAATCTTCGCTGACAGAACTTTCAGCtggaattcatttttccaatAAGTTGTGTTCCAAGGAAAGAAAGAATGTTTCCTGAAGCTCAAGTGACAAGAAAATCATGTCTGATGTATGAGACTCATGCATTCAGATGCCATATCGACAGGTGCCATCATAAAGGCATTGAGATACCTGCAAAAATTGAAATGCAATGACAACGTCAACATGTGAAATACAAGAAACTTTAGTTTACAATATCTTCGACTTGTTAAAGTGATCGCATCACATAAACCATTTTCAGTGTGATCTTGTAACAGAGTAAAATGACAATCATCTACAACATGTAAAGGACATGGTATTCAGGATCAGGTGGTGTTGTGTTGCAAGGCAAGCAAGATAATAGATTTGTTTAATACTTTTTATAGGCTTACTGAATCAAATTATCATATAGATGCAACTTGCTCCACTGAAGGAGTCTTCCAAGATATCAAAGAAAATGCACTCAAGGACAAGACTTTTTTTCAGTATGAGCATTACAAAGATGTAGCAAGAAGTAAGAAAGGCATTGTTTAATTTGCAGTATATCCTACGCAAGGACTCTACTATAACAGTAATTATAGAACCATAAAAAAGATATGCTTTGATACCAAAATTGTTTAAACTAGCAGATTTTTCTATAGGTTTATATTAAGTAACTACAGGTTTCACTGCAATTATCAATTCAACTAGTTGCTTGGCAGATTAAAAGATCAAATTAACATGCAGTAAGAGAAAACAATTCGATGCTGGAGATACTATTGAATTCTAATTGATAAACAATCATTCTGATAAGAAACAATTCATAAACTCAAACccttattttcaatttatcactGTTATGCATTTGTCCGACGCCATACGAGATTGTTAGCTCTCTAATTGCATACAAAAATTGATACAAATTGTTAACTTTGACAAACCTTTCTATATGACATCTGCTAAAGTATCCAACAAATACATACATGCTATCACTACATTTTATAAAGTAGAAGATTAGTGAACAAGTTGTTTAAGTTATCAAGATGAAGAAGAAATGACTGAGAAACAATGTACCTTGTGGAACCAAACCCCATCGTTGGGACTCCGCAGCGAGAACCGATTGCAGACGAGCGGTGGCAATCGCGCTGTGGAGAGGAAGCATCGACATCAAGCAACTCGAACTTGCCGGTAACCTTCATAACCGGAAGAAATCGAATCAAAATCCTAACTTGTTGGAAAACCTACGAGAAATCTCTCCAACGACTCGAATATGAGCAAAAAACACATACCTTGGAATGCAGGAACTACGCTTCCTTAATGAAGAGAGTCGCGATACGGGCGGAGATGCCTCAAACTCAATGATCACGTTTTTCCTAGCCCTGAGTACTGCCGAAATCGCTGAAGCCGAAACCCTAGAACGCAGCGTGGAAGACAAAGCCGCCATTTTGACAACACGCTGCAAAGCTGAGAAAAGAGTAATCGCGTAGGATTTTACCTGTTTGTGAGTTACAATAAAAACCGTCGATTAGATATGAGGCCGCCTGTAATCGACGGACGAGATGTTAGAACGTATGCTTCACAATATTCAGTATAACTTTTCGAGATATTGATGAAAGTGGAACAGCAATATGATAACTGTTGGGGTCAGAATAATGATAATAAGACATTATTTTGgtgaagtttaaattaaaattagactctATCTTTTGAAATGAATTTATCTTGTATGTGGTAGTAATTGAATACGATAATCGTTTCTTAAGATataatgattttattttataatagcGGTACTATAAATCCCAAGACCATTCGAACCGAAAAAACTCCTCAAACTCTCCAAATACACGTATGCAATGTAATGTTTGTTTTTGAATTAGAATGAATTGAGTGAGTGAAATGAGAAGGAGAGATGTCTTACTTATACTAAGTGAAAGGATATAAAAatctcttggttcaattagatcttaACCATCGAACTTGAATTAGATggtttagattgcatcccttcccAAGAGACATATTTGAATGTGAATCAATGATTAAGATTGAGTCATCCAAAGGGTACTTATTCCTTCTTAAATTGACAATCCAGATTTGTCAATCTTGATCCGACGATTTGGATTTAATTCTTATTCATATTATGTTTCCAATAATCCCCTACATGAATGAAAATTAATACATACATGTTATCACCTAAAGAGAGTTCAATCAAAAGATTATTGCATCAGGAGGGGTAGCTTGTGACTTTGAACTTTCTATAGTAAAGTATCATCGAATTTACTAAGCTGCTCAGCCATTCGTGTAAACCAAGACAATAATACATACACAATAACATTTCTCACTTCTTTATAGTTCTCATTGTTTTGTTCGTTTTAGCCACAGACAACATCTTAAATTCATAAGTATTTCATTGAAGCGGCTCGTCTTCATACTTATATAGGTGACCTCCTataaagagtatcctaccatattCTACTTTTTCAAGTATAGAAGTCATTAAAAGTTTATAACTTAATCTCACTACATATCGTAGGTAGCACTTTTTTATCCTAAGAATGAGAGGGGAACTAGTCTAAGTTCTGATGCGAACTTTCATAATTTCATTGTCCCATTGAATCAAGATCTTAGGATCTCtaatcaacaaggttgggttactaCTATGAATGTTCTTATTTATGTTGGATCGTTACGACGCTAGAGGGGGTGACTAACGTTCGTTGTTGTTTTTTAATCAATAATACACAGCGGAAAAGAAAGACAAacatacaaacgctaacacaagtaatttttacttggttgggagccttcgacgactcctactccatgacctacactcattgagtgttttcgttgagtgttttcgttgagcaatcactatcagtttgaAAATGAGTTACAGATTTGAGAACACTGAAATATAAATGTTACTGACAAACAGAAATGAAATTTGAAGAAGTCTTCGTTCTTCGAACTTCGGAACAACCTTTCGGTGTCGTCGGAGTCTTTTCGTAGTAGCACGCGAATATGAATTTGTAGTAGATGATCTTCTGAAGTTGTTGGTCGAAAGCCTTTAAATAgacccattccgggcgcctggaccattactggtgatccggcggtaagaatgggggacccacagatggggtcccgtccgagcggaaccagagattacccagccaaaggtttgggtttccgacgccaaagcagaaccggagccgaatggccgagcggaggtgtccgctcggccgaggacagaatggccgagcggaggtgtccgctcggccggaatcgtggcgagggagcagtggttagccgagcggcctattcgcttggctcgggatatgatatgtcagcaaaggcatgatgattagactgtacgcaagatggcagtattaaaggccccaccatcacgtcacggaaaggttaatacagtagcagtatggtcttatggatgcccttctggcaggcccacacctaggcatggtcgaaagcaggtgatcacttcgattggtgtgcccaggctccttcgagaggtctatataaggcctccatttcttcaaccggaggtacagaCAAGTCTACATTTTCTGAGCCGCTTTCTTATtccctcgcctaacttgagcgtcggagggccgtcgccgggacacccccctgctcggttttgttgcaggttcgccggagcactcgaggatccagcagggagcgccacgtccccagcgtccattgaccctggttcggacaggatcaatttggcgccgtctgtgggaacgcgcctgtatccgagcgggatagatggacgaagctggacgacctcaccgtgacgctctcccaggagaaactcgacgctctaatttaggcaagagcagctaagctcgtggagcaacagaaacagaaggctcaaGCTGAGCAGATATCTGAGCGGCCCAGGAGGAACGACCGGAGAAGCATTAGaaatgggggcaaaataagggtCCGACCAGCACTCAAGTGGGAGTAACTCCTGCACCGATATCGGTCCGACGAGGAAGCCATGATGAGTTTCgacaagtatatatattcttcatcactccacgggtattcgggagtcaagaaattgggtcagaaccctagctggtcggcaggtcagttctTCAGTTATC encodes the following:
- the LOC122043210 gene encoding probable membrane-associated kinase regulator 2, which codes for MDSFSFLKYLRSGGGGEASSPAVDLTGAGSTLAASVLCSSGDNEEEEDDDSGDDEGPFFDLEFAAVSDGEEEDASEEKSLEEMTGAGKEVEREFNFAVSSDGSGDGVGFDTLSSSDDLLLKGKFVHFDPSSIVVADGSGSEADSKPQLPAYFLRTATKFRVFLLGLRKPKLLPAEDEPAAEVSASVATEAAASASPKKEQLQQNKFFIKFKVVEAPLVSFFLNDGGSRSTGGGRAAKPLAEESTVAGAPTTEAEKKLVREMLQKYLNKIKPLYVRVSRKYAERLRLTSHLPPAADAVAAEPIAAEVEAEETDAESEDAPPPPPPQAEEAAPPVTLPAEETLEPSPQPVSFAVAGGGKILAAGLRVVCKRLGKSRSASAAVAAVPSPPPRRRDDSLLQQQDGIQSAIAHCKRSFTVAEQSSETPLARSMSNPGDGRAETST
- the LOC122043211 gene encoding uncharacterized protein LOC122043211: MLHAKSESDVTSLAPSSPPRSPKRQAYYVQSPSRDSHDGDKSSTMQATPVFNSPMESPSHPSFGRHSRTSSASRFSGPLRSSSGRKGYRKRVNDKGWPECNVIQEEGSYDDLDDDKGLSRRCQIILGFVSFVLLFTLFSLIIWGAARPYKPDVIVKSLSMDDFYAGEGTDATGVPTKMVTLNCSVKMSVYNTAAMFGIHVTSGPIRLMFSEIAVATGELQKYYQRRKSRRTVSVVLRGEKVPLYGAGASMTLSSTGGAVPLTLDFDIISRGYVIGKLVRVKHQKHISCPLVVDSSKTKPIKFSQKACTYF